One stretch of Rosistilla oblonga DNA includes these proteins:
- the glpQ gene encoding glycerophosphodiester phosphodiesterase, whose protein sequence is MGNGSPTEHAKIVIAHRGASGYLPEHTLPAKAFAYAVGSDFLEQDVVLSKDDVPLVLHDVHLDTVTDVRQRFPERARDDGRFYAIDLTLDELKSLSVSERFDPATGQAVFPNRFPMGLSQFRIATLAEELELIQGLNDSTGRDVGIYTEIKRPAWHRQQGKDISQITLAVLNEYGYASRSDNVYVQCFDAAETRRIRDELDCQMRLVQLLEDDDWGRTTAEYDLAAAESDLQTMAKYADAIGPSMNVVVVPHANRQGYLCTPLVELAHRCGLKVHPWTLRADALPVYVDSFERLIEIALFEADADGVFSDFPDVTVATRDRLFQAS, encoded by the coding sequence ATGGGTAACGGCTCGCCGACTGAACACGCAAAGATTGTGATCGCTCACCGCGGCGCCTCGGGATACCTGCCCGAGCACACGCTGCCGGCCAAGGCGTTCGCTTACGCTGTCGGTTCCGACTTTTTGGAACAGGACGTCGTCCTCAGCAAAGACGACGTGCCGCTGGTTTTGCACGACGTCCACTTGGATACCGTTACCGACGTCCGGCAGCGGTTTCCCGAACGGGCACGCGACGATGGGCGTTTCTACGCGATCGATCTCACGCTCGACGAATTGAAGTCGTTGTCGGTTTCCGAACGCTTCGATCCGGCGACCGGTCAGGCCGTCTTTCCGAACCGGTTCCCGATGGGGCTGTCGCAGTTTCGGATCGCAACGCTGGCCGAAGAACTGGAATTGATCCAGGGACTCAACGACAGCACCGGCCGCGACGTCGGGATCTATACTGAGATCAAACGTCCGGCTTGGCATCGCCAGCAGGGGAAAGACATCAGCCAGATCACATTGGCGGTGCTGAACGAATACGGATACGCCAGCCGATCGGACAACGTCTATGTCCAATGTTTTGATGCGGCGGAAACCCGTCGGATCCGCGACGAACTCGACTGCCAAATGCGGTTGGTGCAGTTGCTGGAAGACGACGACTGGGGGCGAACCACCGCGGAATACGATCTGGCCGCGGCGGAGTCCGATCTGCAAACGATGGCTAAATACGCCGATGCGATCGGGCCTTCGATGAACGTTGTCGTCGTTCCCCACGCAAACCGCCAAGGGTATCTGTGCACGCCGCTTGTCGAATTGGCTCATCGCTGCGGTTTGAAGGTCCATCCGTGGACATTGCGAGCCGACGCGTTGCCCGTATACGTCGACAGCTTCGAGCGATTGATCGAGATCGCGTTGTTCGAAGCCGATGCCGACGGGGTCTTCAGCGATTTCCCCGACGTCACCGTCGCGACGCGGGATCGGTTATTCCAGGCGTCGTAG
- a CDS encoding SufE family protein, translating into MQTITPDELREEFQEINDYDERLEYIIEFADGLPQMAAEHRVEPNRVQGCVSNVWLVASQRPTESADDSPILDFEADSDAVITRGLIAIIVALLSGKPAKEILAIDIDGLFTELDLQGHLTRSRSNGLRSMVRRVRELAEAAL; encoded by the coding sequence ATGCAAACGATTACCCCCGACGAACTGCGGGAAGAATTCCAAGAGATCAACGACTACGACGAACGGCTCGAATACATCATCGAGTTCGCTGATGGGCTGCCGCAGATGGCTGCGGAACATCGCGTCGAACCGAATCGCGTGCAGGGTTGTGTCAGCAACGTTTGGTTGGTGGCCAGCCAACGCCCCACCGAATCGGCGGACGATTCGCCGATCCTCGATTTCGAAGCCGATAGCGACGCGGTGATCACGCGCGGGCTGATTGCGATCATCGTCGCGTTGTTGAGTGGCAAGCCGGCGAAGGAGATCCTGGCGATCGACATCGATGGGCTGTTCACCGAACTGGACCTGCAGGGGCATCTGACCCGCTCTCGCAGCAACGGGCTGCGATCGATGGTTCGCCGCGTTCGCGAACTGGCGGAAGCTGCGTTGTAG
- a CDS encoding thioredoxin family protein: MIPASYFHQGLPYDDFLAKHGSDLDRRKWAAVYDVCELTDAQTALIGGFVREMRVLCFAGAWCGDCVQQCPILRRIEQASDKITVRYIDRDASEELKGIMSICGAARVPQVAFFSEEDFFVGHYGDRTLARYRQMADQLAGAACGSGIVTADDPVQAAVIQEWINEFERTQLMLRTSARLREKHGD; this comes from the coding sequence ATGATCCCCGCAAGCTACTTCCACCAAGGTCTTCCCTACGACGACTTTCTAGCCAAACACGGATCGGACCTCGATCGACGCAAGTGGGCGGCTGTCTACGATGTGTGTGAGTTGACCGACGCGCAAACCGCGTTGATCGGCGGGTTTGTTCGCGAGATGCGAGTCCTCTGTTTCGCGGGAGCTTGGTGCGGTGATTGCGTGCAACAGTGCCCGATCCTGCGGCGGATCGAACAGGCGAGCGATAAGATCACCGTTCGCTATATCGATCGCGATGCCAGCGAGGAGTTGAAGGGAATCATGTCGATCTGCGGAGCCGCTCGCGTCCCGCAAGTCGCGTTCTTCAGCGAAGAAGACTTTTTTGTCGGTCACTACGGCGACCGCACGCTGGCTCGATACCGTCAGATGGCCGACCAGTTGGCCGGCGCGGCATGTGGATCGGGGATCGTTACCGCTGATGATCCCGTTCAGGCGGCGGTGATCCAAGAATGGATAAATGAATTTGAACGCACCCAGCTGATGTTGCGGACCTCGGCTCGGCTGCGCGAGAAGCATGGAGATTGA
- the sucC gene encoding ADP-forming succinate--CoA ligase subunit beta, translating to MKIHEYQAKELFRAAGVPVLQGMVARNADEAKDAYNKLGGAIAVVKAQIHAGGRGKGTVTEKPEQHGVELVKSADDAARVAENLLGNHLVTIQTGPEGQRVNQVFVESGCNIARELYLGIVLDRAVSLPVLMVSTEGGMEIEKVAEETPEKILKEHFDPHVGLESYQVRKLCKAMGISGKAARSADLFMKKICQLYVDLDCALLEVNPLVITGDDEMIALDAKVTFDDNAMFRHKDIAELRDDAEEEPSELRAAASGLSFVKLDGNIACLVNGAGLAMSTMDIIKHHGGEPANFLDVGGGANKDQVTEAFRILLADPHVKAVLVNIFGGIARCTTIADALIAASKEVGFNVPLVVRLEGTEVEEGRRMLEESDVEIINAVGLTDAAKKVVEAAGV from the coding sequence ATGAAAATCCACGAATATCAAGCGAAAGAACTGTTTCGAGCCGCTGGCGTCCCCGTGCTGCAAGGCATGGTCGCCCGCAATGCGGACGAAGCCAAAGATGCATACAACAAGCTGGGCGGCGCGATTGCGGTTGTCAAAGCTCAGATCCATGCCGGCGGTCGCGGCAAGGGAACGGTTACTGAAAAGCCGGAACAACACGGCGTTGAATTGGTCAAATCGGCCGACGACGCAGCACGCGTTGCCGAGAACCTGTTGGGCAACCATCTGGTCACGATCCAGACCGGTCCCGAAGGCCAACGCGTCAACCAAGTCTTCGTCGAATCGGGTTGCAACATCGCTCGCGAATTGTACCTCGGCATCGTCCTGGACCGCGCCGTCTCGCTGCCCGTTTTGATGGTCAGTACCGAAGGTGGTATGGAGATCGAAAAGGTCGCCGAAGAGACGCCTGAAAAGATTTTGAAGGAGCACTTTGATCCGCACGTTGGATTGGAGAGCTACCAGGTCCGCAAGTTGTGCAAGGCGATGGGCATCAGCGGTAAAGCCGCCCGTTCAGCCGACTTGTTCATGAAAAAGATCTGCCAGCTGTACGTCGATCTCGATTGTGCCCTGCTGGAAGTCAACCCGTTGGTGATCACCGGCGACGACGAAATGATCGCTTTGGACGCGAAGGTCACCTTCGACGACAACGCGATGTTCCGCCACAAAGACATCGCGGAACTTCGCGACGATGCCGAAGAGGAACCAAGCGAATTGCGAGCTGCGGCGTCGGGGCTGAGCTTTGTCAAGCTAGACGGTAACATCGCTTGCTTGGTCAACGGAGCTGGACTGGCGATGTCGACGATGGACATCATCAAGCATCACGGTGGCGAACCCGCAAACTTCTTGGACGTTGGTGGCGGAGCGAACAAAGACCAAGTGACCGAAGCGTTCCGAATCCTGTTGGCCGATCCCCACGTCAAAGCGGTACTGGTCAACATCTTCGGCGGCATCGCACGTTGCACGACGATTGCCGATGCGTTGATCGCGGCCAGCAAAGAGGTCGGATTCAACGTGCCTTTGGTCGTTCGATTGGAAGGAACCGAAGTCGAAGAGGGTCGACGGATGCTCGAAGAAAGCGATGTCGAAATCATCAATGCCGTCGGCCTGACCGATGCTGCAAAGAAGGTTGTCGAGGCGGCAGGCGTCTAA